The Bacteroidales bacterium genome contains a region encoding:
- a CDS encoding polyprenyl synthetase family protein has translation MTEIKKIKALVEPEMKEFNMFFKEAVKTKVPLLDIVMNYIIRRKGKQMRPMFVFLTAKLFGEVNKSTYTAATLIELMHTATLIHDDVVDNSDKRRGFFSINALWKSKIAVLTGDFLLSKGLLLAINNKEYQLLEIVSEAVKEIAEGELLQIEKSRKLDITEETYFEIIYKKTATLIASCTASGAESVEASNENMQKLKEFGKYAGIAFQIKDDLFDYQKTNLTGKPTGNDIKEKKMTLPLIYALNNSENSEKKRILKIIRKHNSNADKVKDIINFVKIKGGMDYSEKKMNEYKDKAIQILDKYPDSTAKTALIDLVKYITVRKK, from the coding sequence ATGACAGAGATTAAAAAAATTAAGGCTCTTGTTGAGCCTGAGATGAAAGAGTTTAATATGTTTTTCAAAGAGGCCGTAAAGACAAAAGTCCCTTTGCTTGATATTGTTATGAATTATATAATTCGAAGAAAGGGAAAACAAATGCGACCGATGTTTGTATTCCTTACGGCAAAACTTTTCGGAGAGGTTAATAAAAGCACCTATACAGCAGCAACATTAATAGAATTAATGCATACAGCAACACTCATACACGATGATGTTGTTGATAATTCAGATAAACGCAGAGGTTTTTTTTCAATAAATGCGTTGTGGAAATCAAAAATTGCAGTTCTTACCGGAGACTTTTTGTTATCGAAAGGCTTATTACTTGCAATTAACAATAAAGAATATCAACTTTTAGAAATCGTATCGGAAGCAGTAAAGGAAATAGCAGAAGGTGAACTTCTTCAAATTGAGAAATCACGCAAACTTGATATTACTGAAGAAACATATTTTGAAATAATATATAAAAAAACAGCAACCTTAATTGCTTCATGTACTGCTTCCGGTGCCGAATCTGTAGAAGCAAGTAATGAAAACATGCAGAAACTCAAAGAGTTTGGTAAATATGCCGGTATTGCCTTTCAAATCAAAGATGATCTTTTCGATTATCAAAAAACAAATTTAACCGGTAAACCTACCGGTAATGATATCAAAGAAAAGAAAATGACACTTCCGTTAATTTATGCTCTTAATAATTCAGAGAATTCGGAAAAAAAGAGAATCTTAAAAATCATCAGAAAGCATAATTCTAATGCCGATAAAGTTAAAGACATTATAAACTTTGTAAAAATCAAAGGAGGTATGGATTATTCAGAAAAGAAAATGAATGAATATAAAGATAAGGCAATTCAGATTTTAGACAAATACCCTGATTCTACTGCCAAAACAGCCCTAATTGATCTGGTTAAATATATTACTGTCAGAAAAAAATAA
- a CDS encoding PorT family protein, whose product MKKLTLFLIISMLFINTLSAQRKTQTIKWFSLAVKAGIGNSVFLNTDLKNDSNVSLNYFTLSQSYGGRFTFSYGENFGFGSDLLFSTYGQEYTINNNNDIYDKKITLKTIDIVPFFRYSGNTGGYFEIGGKFSTVNSVSETNSNSTALRASNELIDNYGPKFTSGVIGFGTALFKTERIDINLGARIAYSFTDLIPNRNFNVANDGFYIPNYTITESTNPLSVQVIFEVNYFFAFWGDAKCGRGRLMLFQ is encoded by the coding sequence ATGAAAAAATTAACTCTTTTTTTAATAATAAGTATGCTGTTTATAAATACCCTTTCAGCACAAAGAAAGACACAAACAATAAAATGGTTCAGCTTAGCGGTAAAAGCAGGAATAGGAAACTCTGTTTTTCTAAACACTGATCTGAAAAATGATTCGAATGTAAGTTTGAATTATTTTACATTAAGCCAATCATACGGAGGCAGATTTACTTTCTCATACGGAGAAAATTTCGGATTTGGTTCAGACCTGTTGTTTTCAACTTATGGCCAAGAATATACAATCAATAATAATAATGATATTTATGATAAAAAAATAACATTGAAAACAATAGATATTGTTCCGTTTTTTAGGTATTCCGGAAATACCGGCGGATATTTTGAAATTGGCGGTAAATTTTCAACCGTTAATTCTGTTTCTGAAACAAATTCTAATTCAACAGCTTTAAGAGCCTCAAATGAATTAATTGATAATTACGGCCCGAAATTTACAAGTGGTGTTATTGGCTTCGGAACAGCTTTGTTCAAGACTGAAAGAATTGATATAAATTTGGGAGCAAGAATTGCTTATTCTTTTACAGATCTTATCCCAAACAGAAATTTTAATGTAGCTAACGACGGTTTTTATATACCGAATTATACGATCACAGAATCAACAAATCCTTTATCAGTACAAGTCATTTTTGAAGTGAACTATTTCTTTGCTTTTTGGGGAGATGCGAAATGCGGAAGAGGACGATTGATGTTATTTCAATAG